The Planctomycetaceae bacterium genome segment TGCTTTTCGATAATCCTTTTGTCCATAGTTCGGTAATGCTGCGTAAAAGTATTTTTGAAGCTGTTGGTTTATACTCAACCGATAAAAACAGACAGCCGCCTGAAGATTATGAACTCTGGTCAAGAATCGCCCGGCATGCCAAAATCGCAAATATACCCGAAGTTCTGCACTTGTATCGTGAAATCCCTTCTAGTATGTCAAGAACAGGAATTAACCCTTTTCTTGATAAGGTAATTGACAGAAGTATCGAAAATTTAACTTGGGCCAATAAAAATGAAACTGATGAAACCATCAATATAATTTCTGCTCTTGCCCATAGGGCTTATTACCGAATTAGAACAAAACCAAAATTAATTAAAATTTTTTTAATGCTTTTAAAATTAAGTTTAGCTGTGAAAAAGAATTCTGGGGAATCAATTTTAAAACTGAAAAAAAGGTTCATTTTGCGATATTTCTCAATTCTGAATTCATATAAAGGTTATAAATTCCAAAATCAAAAATGAAAATCTGCTGCGTAATTGGTGGAACTGGGTTTATAGGTTCAAATCTTGTTCCTAAATTAGTTTCCTCTGGGAGATTCGTAAAAGTAATCGGAAGAAATCCTAATCCGATGGTTTCTTTACCGAAAAATTCTGAATATTATTCTGGAAATTACGGGGATTCTCGTTTTTTAGCCAAAATACTAAAAGGTGTAAATGAGGTTATCCATCTTGCATATTCTTCTGTACCGAAAACCAGTTATGATGATCCTATTCATGATATTTTGAATAATCTTCCGGAAACAGTTCAGCTTTTCAATTTAGCATTAAAAGCTAAAATTAAAAAAATTCTAATTGTATCATCTGGAGGAACAGTTTACGGAAAAATTGCCCGTTCCCCTGCTTCGGAATCCGTCCCTACAAATCCCCTCTCGCCATATGGAATCACGAAGCTTGCCTGTGAAAAATATGCCATGATGTTTTACGAAATTCATAATTTGCCAGTGATTTGTGTCAGGCCGGCAAATGCTTATGGAGAAGGCCAGAAGGCTTTTACAGGTCAGGGTTTTATTGCATCAGCAATTTGCTCCATTCTTCAAAAAAAAAAAATACAATTGTATGGTGATACTGGAACTGTTAGAGATTACATACACATAGATGATTTGACAAATGGAATACTTTTGGCTCTTCGCTCTGGCAAAATAGGGAATTGTTATAATATTGGAACAGGTCTGGGTAAGAATAATATTGAAATTCTTGAATTATTACGACCTTTCGCTGAGAAAGCTAAATTGAAAATCAAAATCAAAAAACTTGCACTAAGACCGTTTGATGTTCCATTTAATGTTCTTAATTTTAATAAGTTAAAAAAAGATACAGGATGGGAACCTAAAATTCCTTTAAGTTTAGGATTGCAGAAAACATGGGATTGGTTCAGTAAAATTCATGAGGAATATAAATGCGGATTTTAATGTGTTGTGAATTTTATGCTCCCAGTCAGGGCGGTGTTCAGAAAGTAATACAGGAAGTCGCAGAACATCTTGTACGCAAAGGGCATGATGTAACCGTTGCGACTTCAGCATTACCAGAGAGGAATTTTACAAATTTAAATGGTGTTAAAATAAAAGAATTTAAAGCATCGGGCAACCTAGTAGCGGGTTTGAGAGGTAAAGTAAATAATTATCAGGATTTTATCTTATCTGAAAATTTCGATGCTGTTTTGGTTAAAGCTGCGCAGCAGTGGACTTTCGATGCTCTATGGCCGATTATTGATAAAATTAAAGCAAGGAAAGTACATATTCCTTGCGGATATTCATGTCTCTACAATGATAATTTTAAAGAATATTATCAAAAAATGCCTGATATTCTCAAAAAATTCGATCATCTTATTTTTTATGCGGAAAACTATCGTGATATTGATTTCGTGAAACAACATGGAATCAAAAACTACTCAATATTACCAAATGGTGCAAGTGAAGTTGAATTCAGAGGTGAATCGTCTAATAATTTTAGAAAACAATTTAATATCCCAGCGGATGATATTGTTTTTTTATCGGTTGGCTCTCCTCCTTTCATGAAAGGTCATTTCGAAGTTGCCTTAGCGTATTCTATGTTAAACTTGCCGCATAACTCAACGTTGATTCTGAATGGAAATTATCAAAGTTTTGAAAATCCTTTCAGTAACCAGATAGATGGTCTTGTGTTCAGGCTCAAACAGAAAGCTAAAGATTTAGTTAAATTACTTTTGGGCCGTTCCAGATGTAACCTGAGTATGTTTTTCAAAACTATCAAATCTATTCAAAAACAAAAAAATAAAAGGATAATGATTCTAAATCTGCCAAGGGAAAAGGTTGTTTCAGCTTTTTTTCATGCTGATATATTTGTTTTTGCGTCACATATCGAATATTCCCCGCTCGTTCTATATGAATCTTCGGCAGCTGGTTTGCCTTTTATTTCTGCTTCGGTAGGAAATGCTGAAGAAATAGCTCGGTGGACTCAAGGAGGCATTGTTTATCCTGTAAAACAGGATGGGTATGGTTATGCAATATCAGACCCTGAACAATTGGCTATGCACATGACTGAATTAGCAGATGATAAATCCAAACGGGAATTACTTGGATTTAATGGCAGGAAAAATTGGGAACAAAATTATACGTGGGAAAAAATTACTGATATATATGAGAAAATTCTAGCGGGCAATCAATATGCTTCAAATCAAAAAATTATTTAATTTAAAAAATTTATCTTTAACAACTGCCAATCCAGTCCCTCTCCATGGAGGAAAAAATTTTGAAGTGGATATGTGGGCCATTTCCAAGTTTATATTTAAAAAAGTCATTCCGGTCATTGGTTGTCATCCATACCCCCTGAATGAATTATCCTTAATGGTTTCAACCATCTGTTGGCTGAAACCGACACACATTTTCGAATGGGGCACGCATTATGGTAAATCTGCCAGAGTTTTTTATGAAACAATCACATATTTCAATTTAAATACAGAAATTCATTCCATTGATTTGCCAATAGATCAGGAGCACGTTGAACATCCCAAAAATAAAAGAGGTATCTATGTCAAAAAATTCAAAAGAGTAAATTTACATTTAGGCGACGGCCTGAATAAATCTCTTGAAATTTATAACTCATGCAATCATATTGCTGTTCCTTTATTTTTTCTAGACGGCGACCATTCTTATGAATCAGTTAAAAGAGAATTAAATACGATATCAGCGAAAGTTTCAAATCCGAACTTTCTTGTTCATGACACTTTGTTTCAGTCATCTGAATCAAAATATAATATTGGCCCCAATCAGGCTGTTAAAGAGTTTCTAAAAAATAATTCAGAAAAATATCTTACAATAGAAACATCTCTGGGTTTGCCAGGGATGACTTTGATTTTAAAAAATGATAGTCATTAAATTATTAGGCGGCCTTGGCAATCAAATGTTTCAGTATGCTCTGGGACGACAGCTTTCATTGAAGCTGAACACAGAGCTTAAAATTGACTTATCGGAATTCCGTACTTATCCGCTTCGTCAGTATGAATTAAATTTTTTCGGCATCAATGAAAACTTTATTGAACGCGAAGAACTTAACAGGTTAAAAAAAAAGTATTTCAAATGGTTTTCAGCTAACTCTTATATGGTTGTTAAAGAGAAAAGTTTCTTATTCGAACCTGAAATCTTATCTCTTTCAGGTAATTTAATGTTAAAGGGATATTGGCAAAGTTACAGGTATTTCGATAGAATTCCAGAGACTTTACGGAAAGATTTTAGTCTTAAGCAGCCTTTTAGCAGACCATACCAATTGTTGACAGAAGAAATTTGCAATTCCAATTCTGTTAGTGTACATATCAGGAGAGGTGATTACATACAAAATAAAATAACGAATCAGTATCATGGAGTTTGCAATCTACAGTACTATCTGGATGCTGCCAATTTTATCGCACAAAAAATAAATGATCCTGTTTTTTATGTTTTCTCTGATGATCATGATTGGTTAAAAAGTAATTTTGTGATTCCTTTCAAATTTAAGCTAATCGCCGGAATCGAAAAACAAACATCGCAGCAGGATATGATTTTGATGTCGAATTGCAAACACCACATTATTGCAAACAGTACCTTTTCCTGGTGGGCAGCATGGTTAAATCCGAATCCGCAAAAAATTGTCATCGCTCCGCTTAAATGGTTTGCCGGTGCAAGAAACAAGACAGACGACCTCATTCCGATAGATTGGATTAGATTATAAAATGCCGCAACCTTTAATTTCAGTTGTGATGCCGGTATGCAACGGAGAAAAATTTCTTTCAGATTCTATTGAAAGCATACTAAATCAGTCATTTTCAGATTTTGAATTTATTATAATTGAGAATGGCTCAACTGACAATTCCTGGCAGATAATTAAGTCTTATTCAGACTCAAGGATTAAAGCCATTCGCTCATCAATAAAACAGGTAGGATACAATCTCAATCTTGGCATAATGAATTCTGTTGGTAAGTATATAGCCAGAATGGATTGCGACGATATATCCAATATTGACCGCCTTCGAAGTCTGTTTGAATTTCTTGAAAAGAATTCTGATATTACTGTTGTTGGTTCTGCTTTCCAGACCTTTGGTACCAATGTGAAAGAGAAAATCATTCGAATGCCAGAAACTAACAGCCTTATCAGACGCAAATTGCCGTTCAGGTTTTGCTTCTGTCATCCATCTGTTATGTTCAAACGAGAAGTTGTTCTCAATTATGGAGGTTACTGGAATTTCAATTCTTGTGAAGATTTGGATTTATGGTTGCGCCTTTCAAGAAATGCTAATATCAAATTTGCAAATCTCCATAAAGTTCTTCTAAAGTATCGCATCCACCCTGGTCAGGTAAAAGGTAAAAAAGAAACTTACATCGAAATGTCAGGACTTATGTTTCGAGAATCGCTATTGCGAAAATCTCCTAAATATTTTTGCGGGTTTCTTATTTCTCTTTTAAAAATTTTATTCAAATGATAATCCATTTCATACATAATCCCGTTAGCGCCAAAAGGTTCGTCGAACCCCTTGTGGATTGCCTAAATAAAAACAATTTCAAAACTGAATTATGGGTGGAAAACAAAATCGGGTTGGAACACTTTATTGATCAGATTGCCTGCCCGGTCAATTTTTGCGAATTTGATATTTCTCCCAATCCTTTTCAGTTTACTTTTAGGTGTCTTTCCCTTATCAAAAAATTAAGGAAGTTAAGACCAAAAGCAGTTCATGCTCATCAAACCCGGGCCGCTCTTATCCCCCTTTTGGCTGCCCGTATTTGCCGAGTCCCAATTAGAATTTATCATAATCATGGCATTCCCTATATTGGGCACAAAGGGTTTTTTAGGTTTTTTCTTTTCGCTTTGGAAAAAATTAACTGCCGTCTGGCAACAAATGTTATTACGGTTTCCCCAACCTTGAAAAGTATTATCGAAAGCGATATAAATCCGCCAAATGGTTGTTGTATTTTAGGAAATGGTTCAGCATGCGGCATAGACCTCAGCGAGTTCCCGAAAAATCTCTGCTCCGAAGGAGAGAAACAAATTTACAGAAAAGAATTAGGTATTCCTGAAAAAAGTTTTGTCGCACTTTTCTGCGGAAGACCTGTCAAAAGAAAAGGAATAGATGTCTTGTTTTCAGCTTGGGAAAAAACCAAGATTAATAGAGACAAACTATTGCTTCTTGCAGGTGTACATGATTCAGACTTAAAAAGAAAGTGGAAAACAATTCCTGGAATAAACCCCCTCGGGTTCGTTTCTAATATGAAAAAATTGTATTCTGCTTCCGACATTGTGGTTTTGCCAAGCTTTCATGAGGGCACAAGCTATACTATTCTTGAGGCGTTTGCATCTTTTAGAACTGTAATTGCTTGTGATATACCAGGAAATGATTATATTATAAAAAATCAGGTCAATGGTTTTTTGATACAGCCAGGCGATTGGATTGAGTTAAAGAACAAATTGGAACAGGTAAGCGAAAATGAAGATCTTCGTGATTTGGAATTGGCCGCCAGAGAAACTATTGAAAAAAAATTCGATAGGCGTATTTGTCTCAATAATTTAATTGATTTTTATTCAGAACTGAATTTATGATTATCAGTTTAAGTCTATTCATATTTGATATTTTCATGATATTGGGAATATTTCTATTATCCTTTGCATTAAGATATGGTTTGAATCTTCCTGAATATAACTTTTTGCCTTTCAAGCAAAACATTTTACCTATTATCCTTATTTATATGGTTTCTTTTGTTTTATCAAGATTTTACAAAAAACGGTTTACATCGTTCTGGGAATTATTCAAAAGAATATTTACAGGTATGGTGATTTCTACCACTTCAGGAGTTATCTTCCTTTATTTATTAAGATATAAATATTTGGCTTTTCCATCGAGTATTTTTTTGATTTCATTTTTTGTGGGAGTTATCACTTTATTTCTGTCACATGCGATTATTTTGGATTTATTAAAAAAAATCAACAAAAAAATAATTATTATTGGCCATCAAACTATCGAAGAAATTCTAGAACAGGGTTCAAGGATTGAGGAAATTAGAATCAAAAATGTTGAGCAATTACTGAATTATAGGGATGCCGATGAAATAGTTATTTGCGAAAAATTCCATTCCGATAACCAGATGAATCTGCTTGTATATCTACTGTTGGAATTGAAAATAAAAGTAGTATTCAGCCCCAAACTTTATCTACAGCTTTTAGCAGAGAATATTTTGGAACAGAGTTCAATTCAGTTTTTGACATCAGTAATTGGCAGAAAATCCGATTTTGAGGAATTTCTTATGAGGGCTCTCGATATAGCCGGCAGTATTTTATTTTTGTTGTGCGCCAGCCCACTCATTATTTTAGGCTCAATTTTGATTTGGCTAACATCCGGCAGACCAATTTTCTATAAACAGGAACGCCTTACAAAAAATGGCGAATCTTTCGTGCTTTATAAATTTAGAACTATGATAAATAATGCTGAAGATGCAACAGGGCCTGTTCTGGCTACCGAAAATGACTCCAGAATCACCAAAATTGGGCGTTTTTTAAGACAAACCAGATTCGATGAAATACCTCAACTATTTAATATTCTAAAAGGGGATATGAGTTTGGTGGGTCCTCGTCCCGAAAGACCGCATTTTATTAAAAGTAATAAATTGCTCAGAGAAAGTCGGCTTGCTGTCAAGCCCGGGCTTACAGGTTTTGCCCAAATTAGGAAATTATACGATTTACATCCCAGACACAAAATCAAATACGATTATCTTTATATTCAAAAAAGATCTGTGCTGGTAAACTTATATATTCTTCTCAAAACTATTCCTGTAATATTGATGAGAAAGGGTAGATAGATCGCTGAAATTGATTAAAAACTGACCCGCTGAAACAAGATTGCACAAAATCGCACACATCGCCACGTGTTGAAAACAAACTCCAGAGACCAATGGATGAATCCCGTACGGTACAAATATTATTTTACTATAAATCATTACAATGAGAAGACTTAAAGTTTTCACTGACGAAAGTTATTGCATGTACACATTGGTTCTTGTAGCATTTAGAGACTATGAAACAGGAATTATGGATTACATTGGTCACATGTCTTGCCTATTGCATTGACAACGAACTTTATAAAGCTATTGATTATCTTCGGGAACAGGTCCGGGTACTTATAGAGCAGCAGGAAAAACAGAATAAACGGATTCTGCTGACAAAGAACCAAAAAATGCGAGTAGCTGCCAAAACAAAGAAGCTCAGTAGAAAAATGTTGGAACAGTGTACAGTGCTGTTTACGCCAGATACCATACTTGGATGGTTTAACAAACTCGTTGCTGAGAAATATAATGGCGCTGAAAATCGCGGCAAAGTCGGAAGACCACAAATCAATCATGGCATAGTACAACTGGTCATCAAATTCAAAAATGAAAATCCGCGCTGGGGTTATCAGAAAATAACAGACCAGATTATGTATTTGGGATTTAAGATTAGCGAATCAACCGTCAAAAATATACTTATCGAAAATGGTTATAATCCTGAACCCGACTTAACCGTAAAAGCTACATGGTGGCAGTTTATAAAAAGCCATTGGAATGTCTTAGCTGCCTGCGATTTCTTTACGATTGAACTGCTCGTAGGACGAAAACTTATACGATGTACTGTTTTCTTTGTCATTGAGCTTTCTACCAGAAAAGTTTTCTTTGCACCCATTAAACCCCAGCCTGATGGTATGTACATGGAACAGGTAGCAAAGATTTTAACTGATTATGAAGATGGTTTTCTTAAAGGCAAGAAATACCTAATCCACGACAGAGACCCGCTTTACACGGATGGATTCCACAATATATTAAAATCCTCTGGTGTAAAACCGGTAAAGCTGCCGCCGCGAAGCCCTGATTTAAATTCTTACGCGGAAAGATTTGTGAAATCCGTAAAATCGGAGTATCTGGATCATCTGATACTGTCTTCAGTAAAACAGCTTGAATACGCATTAAATTCTTACCGTGACTATTATCATCACGAAAGAATTCATCAATCACTCGGCATGATAATTGAGCCGATTCATAAAACAGATGAAGATTCTGAAATCGTCTGCATCAAACGGCTCGGCGGCCTGCTCAAATCATATCACAGATTAGCGGCCTGACAAGCCATTGCTTTTCAGATACATCCACAGTGATTAGTGTGCGCTTTGCAGAAACTTTTATCAAAGACAGCATTTCCAACCAGCTAAAACAAAAAACTCAAAAGTTTTCAGCGATATCACTGACCAAATTTTCAATGTAGAGTCGAGATGTGGCGAGGTGGTAGCCAGCTGTAAATTAAATAATATTGATCCCTTTGCATACTTCAGGGACGTGCTGAGCAAAATTAGTACTCATCCGGTGGAAAAGATTGATGAGTTGCTGCCGAGTAATTGGAAAACACCGGAAAAATCAGCCGACAAAGCTGCCGCATAAATTTTTTGCAGGGGTGTGATTTGCCGAGATGATACGCCAGCACCACCCTGAGAATTATTAACTACCCCTCAATCAACATTATATTACGGCTGTTGACGTAATTCAATAACTTCACCGTCCGGACCACGTAAATAAACCACCCACACACCCGGTCGAAATTCAACCGGTTCACCAAGAAATTCAAGTCCTATCTCTTTGAATTTTTTTACATGTTTATGGAATTCATTGACCTCAAATCCGATATGAATGAGTCCATAGTCGCATTGTCGCATATCTTTTGCTCTATTGATTCCTACGGGATTGCTGTATTCAAATAGTTCGAGGATGCCATCGCCTAATTGCAAATGGGCAATTTTGCATTGTGCACCTTTGACGCCAATGACCCTGCCAATTCGGTCATCCGTAACATCCAATTCCATCAGAACCTTCATCCCCAGAAAATCCCTATAAAATTCCAGAGATTTTCCCATACTACTTACACCCAAACCAACATGTCCCAAGCTTTTAATCATTTTCTATTCCTTGTAGGCATTCACCGCAGCAGCAGCCACTTTTTTATGAACGTTCAGATCCAGCATATCAGGCAGCAACGCGCCATCCGGTGCAAGCGAAGCAAGCATTTTCGACACAGCTATCTGCATTTCAATCGTTATCTGTTTGGCCTTAACATCGAGAGCGCCTCTAAACAAACCCGGATACGCAAGAGCGTTATTAATCGTCCTGCCGTCAGCAGCAACCGCTGCCCCAGCCGCAAGCGCTTCGTCAACGCTGATTTCGCCAACCGGATTGCTCAACGGGAACACCAACGCGTTCTTTGCCATTGCAGATATCATATCGCACGATACCATTTTTGGCTGTGCAACACCGATAAAAATATCCCTGCCCTTAAATCCTTCCAGCAGTCCGCCCCTTACGTTAT includes the following:
- a CDS encoding VOC family protein yields the protein MIKSLGHVGLGVSSMGKSLEFYRDFLGMKVLMELDVTDDRIGRVIGVKGAQCKIAHLQLGDGILELFEYSNPVGINRAKDMRQCDYGLIHIGFEVNEFHKHVKKFKEIGLEFLGEPVEFRPGVWVVYLRGPDGEVIELRQQP
- a CDS encoding class I SAM-dependent methyltransferase — translated: MLQIKKLFNLKNLSLTTANPVPLHGGKNFEVDMWAISKFIFKKVIPVIGCHPYPLNELSLMVSTICWLKPTHIFEWGTHYGKSARVFYETITYFNLNTEIHSIDLPIDQEHVEHPKNKRGIYVKKFKRVNLHLGDGLNKSLEIYNSCNHIAVPLFFLDGDHSYESVKRELNTISAKVSNPNFLVHDTLFQSSESKYNIGPNQAVKEFLKNNSEKYLTIETSLGLPGMTLILKNDSH
- a CDS encoding glycosyltransferase, which translates into the protein MENKIGLEHFIDQIACPVNFCEFDISPNPFQFTFRCLSLIKKLRKLRPKAVHAHQTRAALIPLLAARICRVPIRIYHNHGIPYIGHKGFFRFFLFALEKINCRLATNVITVSPTLKSIIESDINPPNGCCILGNGSACGIDLSEFPKNLCSEGEKQIYRKELGIPEKSFVALFCGRPVKRKGIDVLFSAWEKTKINRDKLLLLAGVHDSDLKRKWKTIPGINPLGFVSNMKKLYSASDIVVLPSFHEGTSYTILEAFASFRTVIACDIPGNDYIIKNQVNGFLIQPGDWIELKNKLEQVSENEDLRDLELAARETIEKKFDRRICLNNLIDFYSELNL
- a CDS encoding sugar transferase produces the protein MNLPEYNFLPFKQNILPIILIYMVSFVLSRFYKKRFTSFWELFKRIFTGMVISTTSGVIFLYLLRYKYLAFPSSIFLISFFVGVITLFLSHAIILDLLKKINKKIIIIGHQTIEEILEQGSRIEEIRIKNVEQLLNYRDADEIVICEKFHSDNQMNLLVYLLLELKIKVVFSPKLYLQLLAENILEQSSIQFLTSVIGRKSDFEEFLMRALDIAGSILFLLCASPLIILGSILIWLTSGRPIFYKQERLTKNGESFVLYKFRTMINNAEDATGPVLATENDSRITKIGRFLRQTRFDEIPQLFNILKGDMSLVGPRPERPHFIKSNKLLRESRLAVKPGLTGFAQIRKLYDLHPRHKIKYDYLYIQKRSVLVNLYILLKTIPVILMRKGR
- a CDS encoding glycosyltransferase family 4 protein, with the protein product MRILMCCEFYAPSQGGVQKVIQEVAEHLVRKGHDVTVATSALPERNFTNLNGVKIKEFKASGNLVAGLRGKVNNYQDFILSENFDAVLVKAAQQWTFDALWPIIDKIKARKVHIPCGYSCLYNDNFKEYYQKMPDILKKFDHLIFYAENYRDIDFVKQHGIKNYSILPNGASEVEFRGESSNNFRKQFNIPADDIVFLSVGSPPFMKGHFEVALAYSMLNLPHNSTLILNGNYQSFENPFSNQIDGLVFRLKQKAKDLVKLLLGRSRCNLSMFFKTIKSIQKQKNKRIMILNLPREKVVSAFFHADIFVFASHIEYSPLVLYESSAAGLPFISASVGNAEEIARWTQGGIVYPVKQDGYGYAISDPEQLAMHMTELADDKSKRELLGFNGRKNWEQNYTWEKITDIYEKILAGNQYASNQKII
- a CDS encoding alpha-1,2-fucosyltransferase encodes the protein MIVIKLLGGLGNQMFQYALGRQLSLKLNTELKIDLSEFRTYPLRQYELNFFGINENFIEREELNRLKKKYFKWFSANSYMVVKEKSFLFEPEILSLSGNLMLKGYWQSYRYFDRIPETLRKDFSLKQPFSRPYQLLTEEICNSNSVSVHIRRGDYIQNKITNQYHGVCNLQYYLDAANFIAQKINDPVFYVFSDDHDWLKSNFVIPFKFKLIAGIEKQTSQQDMILMSNCKHHIIANSTFSWWAAWLNPNPQKIVIAPLKWFAGARNKTDDLIPIDWIRL
- a CDS encoding glycosyltransferase family 2 protein, with amino-acid sequence MDNQKIESRLPLVSIILPVYNGMPYLESSIKSIRTQTYRNFELIIVNDGSKDNSMNFLRDIKDSRIRLFEQENMGLAATLNKGIGYSKGEFIARHDQDDISLPLRLEKQVAFLINNHDYALVGTWASIINNDGETGRAHLHPAENIQLQFELLFDNPFVHSSVMLRKSIFEAVGLYSTDKNRQPPEDYELWSRIARHAKIANIPEVLHLYREIPSSMSRTGINPFLDKVIDRSIENLTWANKNETDETINIISALAHRAYYRIRTKPKLIKIFLMLLKLSLAVKKNSGESILKLKKRFILRYFSILNSYKGYKFQNQK
- a CDS encoding integrase core domain-containing protein, yielding MKQELWITLVTCLAYCIDNELYKAIDYLREQVRVLIEQQEKQNKRILLTKNQKMRVAAKTKKLSRKMLEQCTVLFTPDTILGWFNKLVAEKYNGAENRGKVGRPQINHGIVQLVIKFKNENPRWGYQKITDQIMYLGFKISESTVKNILIENGYNPEPDLTVKATWWQFIKSHWNVLAACDFFTIELLVGRKLIRCTVFFVIELSTRKVFFAPIKPQPDGMYMEQVAKILTDYEDGFLKGKKYLIHDRDPLYTDGFHNILKSSGVKPVKLPPRSPDLNSYAERFVKSVKSEYLDHLILSSVKQLEYALNSYRDYYHHERIHQSLGMIIEPIHKTDEDSEIVCIKRLGGLLKSYHRLAA
- a CDS encoding glycosyltransferase, giving the protein MPVCNGEKFLSDSIESILNQSFSDFEFIIIENGSTDNSWQIIKSYSDSRIKAIRSSIKQVGYNLNLGIMNSVGKYIARMDCDDISNIDRLRSLFEFLEKNSDITVVGSAFQTFGTNVKEKIIRMPETNSLIRRKLPFRFCFCHPSVMFKREVVLNYGGYWNFNSCEDLDLWLRLSRNANIKFANLHKVLLKYRIHPGQVKGKKETYIEMSGLMFRESLLRKSPKYFCGFLISLLKILFK
- a CDS encoding GDP-mannose 4,6-dehydratase — encoded protein: MKICCVIGGTGFIGSNLVPKLVSSGRFVKVIGRNPNPMVSLPKNSEYYSGNYGDSRFLAKILKGVNEVIHLAYSSVPKTSYDDPIHDILNNLPETVQLFNLALKAKIKKILIVSSGGTVYGKIARSPASESVPTNPLSPYGITKLACEKYAMMFYEIHNLPVICVRPANAYGEGQKAFTGQGFIASAICSILQKKKIQLYGDTGTVRDYIHIDDLTNGILLALRSGKIGNCYNIGTGLGKNNIEILELLRPFAEKAKLKIKIKKLALRPFDVPFNVLNFNKLKKDTGWEPKIPLSLGLQKTWDWFSKIHEEYKCGF